In Paroedura picta isolate Pp20150507F chromosome 1, Ppicta_v3.0, whole genome shotgun sequence, the following are encoded in one genomic region:
- the KCNRG gene encoding potassium channel regulatory protein: MSHQGVVILNVGGLKFTTWPSTLQQFPESRLAKMLNGSDREFQLVNGEFFVDRDGVLFSYILDFLRTLQVSLPSDFNDYQRLQREVNFYELYSMADLLSQESALKPKVEILEIRFLLQETQAFFRVFGSCSTTIDALAGCVTIFAEQLGGPTWNNHNIPAQKPLVSLPLERPSHHDFIFQCGTDYSDRLGARYVSIKPDPRKLINGTNVLGLLVDVLLKEGFHLVSTRTVSAEEKIECYCFERTRQLDALPISRAQQGSAVPRTKAVQRHKQK, translated from the exons ATGAGCCATCAAGGTGTGGTCATTTTGAACGTGGGAGGGTTGAAATTCACTACCTGGCCGTCTACACTACAGCAGTTCCCTGAGTCCAGATTGGCAAAGATGCTTAATGGCAGCGATCGGGAATTTCAGCTGGTGAACGGCGAGTTCTTTGTCGATCGTGATGGAGTTCTGTTTAGCTATATTCTGGATTTCTTGAGAACTCTCCAGGTTTCTCTGCCCAGTGATTTTAATGACTATCAGAGGCTGCAGAGAGAGGTTAACTTCTATGAACTTTATTCTATGGCTGACCTCCTTAGTCAGGAAAGTGCACTGAAGCCAAAGGTGGAGATACTGGAAATACGATTCTTGCTCCAAGAGACTCAGGCTTTTTTCCGGGTTTTTGGTTCTTGCAGCACCACGATCGATGCACTGGCTGGGTGTGTCACCATCTTTGCAGAACAGCTTGGGGGACCAACCTGGAATAACCACAACATCCCTGCCCAGAAACCGCTGGTCTCCCTTCCTTTGGAAAGGCCTTCTCATCATGACTTTATTTTCCAGTGCGGCACTGACTACAGTGATCGGCTTGGGGCAag GTATGTTTCCATCAAACCTGACCCCCGGAAACTGATTAACGGGACTAATGTTCTCGGCCTGCTGGTGGACGTCTTACTGAAAGAAGGATTCCATTTAGTAAGCACGAGGACGGTCTCGGCCGAAGAGAAAATCGAGTGCTACTGTTTTGAAAGAACAAGACAGCTGGATGCCCTTCCCATCAGCCGAGCTCAGCAGGGTTCTGCTGTGCCCCGAAcaaaggctgtccagaggcacaaACAGAAGTGA
- the TRIM13 gene encoding E3 ubiquitin-protein ligase TRIM13 isoform X2, which yields MELLEEDLTCPICCSLFDDPRALPCSHNFCKKCLEGILEGNARNVIWRQSLFKCPTCRKETTVTGVNNLQVNYSLKGIVEKYNKIKGTTKMPVCKVHSGQPLNIFCQTDTQLICGICATRGDHIKHMFCSIEDAYFQEKRAFETLFQGFEIWHCGDALSRLDTLETSKRKALQMLTKDYDRVKEFFEKLQYTLEQKKNEILSDFETMKLAVMQAYDPEINKLNTIIREQRMAFNIAEAFKDVSEPIVFLQQMQEFREKIKVIKETRLPCPTVEIHSTMKGFDTSQWEQFKLADVDKLSLPQEKATFIPLLCSGKLMVAAFLVLLLLAITRMPFMDSLSDTLLHWKDLASELGSGYLVDIAEMADHAVLYWEKMTDGASVVSEKCVNYTLVMLGNVAQFVCNYKLL from the coding sequence ATGGAGCTTCTGGAGGAAGACCTTACATGTCCCATTTGTTGCAGCTTGTTTGACGATCCTCGTGCGCTACCGTGCTCACACAACTTTTGTAAGAAATGTTTGGAAGGGATCCTGGAGGGGAATGCCCGAAATGTAATTTGGAGGCAGTCACTCTTCAAATGTCCCACCTGCAGGAAGGAAACTACAGTTACAGGAGTGAACAACCTGCAGGTCAACTATTCCCTAAAAGGTATTGTGGAGAAATATAACAAAATTAAAGGAACGACAAAAATGCCAGTGTGTAAGGTGCACAGCGGCCAGCCCCTCAACATTTTCTGCCAGACTGACACACAGTTGATATGTGGTATCTGTGCCACTAGAGGAGATCATATAAAGCACATGTTTTGCTCCATCGAAGATGCTTACTTCCAAGAGAAACGTGCTTTTGAGACCCTGTTCCAGGGGTTCGAAATATGGCACTGTGGAGACGCACTCTCTCGGCTGGACACGCTGGAAACTAGTAAGAGGAAAGCCCTCCAGATGCTGACCAAAGACTATGACAGAGTCAAAGAATTCTTTGAGAAATTGCAATATACGCTGGAGCAAAAGAAGAATGAGATTCTGTCCGATTTTGAGACGATGAAGCTTGCCGTTATGCAGGCGTACGACCCGGAAATCAACAAGTTAAATACTATCATCCGAGAGCAGCGGATGGCTTTTAACATCGCAGAAGCCTTTAAGGATGTGTCTGAGCCCATCGTGTTTTTGCAGCAGATGCAGGAATTCCGAGAGAAGATCAAAGTGATCAAGGAGACCAGGTTGCCTTGTCCCACAGTGGAGATCCACTCCACCATGAAAGGCTTCGACACCAGCCAGTGGGAGCAATTTAAGCTAGCGGATGTGGACAAACTTTCTTTACCACAGGAGAAAGCCACCTTCATTCCTCTGCTCTGCTCAGGCAAGTTGATGGTGGCCGCTTTTCTTGTCTTGCTTCTCCTGGCTATCACCAGAATGCCCTTCATGGACTCTCTAAGTGACACGCTCCTGCACTGGAAAGATCTGGCCTCAGAGCTGGGTTCAGGGTACCTTGTGGACATAGCAGAGATGGCAGATCATGCCGTGTTGTACTGGGAAAAAATGACTGACGGCGCTTCCGTTGTGAGTGAAAAATGTGTAAACTACACTCTTGTGATGTTGGGTAATGTCGCTCAGTTTGTCTGCAACTATAAACTTTTGTAG
- the TRIM13 gene encoding E3 ubiquitin-protein ligase TRIM13 isoform X1 encodes MGEMLEKCGGAEAVLDGCQVTTVDSVLYPLTAMELLEEDLTCPICCSLFDDPRALPCSHNFCKKCLEGILEGNARNVIWRQSLFKCPTCRKETTVTGVNNLQVNYSLKGIVEKYNKIKGTTKMPVCKVHSGQPLNIFCQTDTQLICGICATRGDHIKHMFCSIEDAYFQEKRAFETLFQGFEIWHCGDALSRLDTLETSKRKALQMLTKDYDRVKEFFEKLQYTLEQKKNEILSDFETMKLAVMQAYDPEINKLNTIIREQRMAFNIAEAFKDVSEPIVFLQQMQEFREKIKVIKETRLPCPTVEIHSTMKGFDTSQWEQFKLADVDKLSLPQEKATFIPLLCSGKLMVAAFLVLLLLAITRMPFMDSLSDTLLHWKDLASELGSGYLVDIAEMADHAVLYWEKMTDGASVVSEKCVNYTLVMLGNVAQFVCNYKLL; translated from the coding sequence ACTGCAATGGAGCTTCTGGAGGAAGACCTTACATGTCCCATTTGTTGCAGCTTGTTTGACGATCCTCGTGCGCTACCGTGCTCACACAACTTTTGTAAGAAATGTTTGGAAGGGATCCTGGAGGGGAATGCCCGAAATGTAATTTGGAGGCAGTCACTCTTCAAATGTCCCACCTGCAGGAAGGAAACTACAGTTACAGGAGTGAACAACCTGCAGGTCAACTATTCCCTAAAAGGTATTGTGGAGAAATATAACAAAATTAAAGGAACGACAAAAATGCCAGTGTGTAAGGTGCACAGCGGCCAGCCCCTCAACATTTTCTGCCAGACTGACACACAGTTGATATGTGGTATCTGTGCCACTAGAGGAGATCATATAAAGCACATGTTTTGCTCCATCGAAGATGCTTACTTCCAAGAGAAACGTGCTTTTGAGACCCTGTTCCAGGGGTTCGAAATATGGCACTGTGGAGACGCACTCTCTCGGCTGGACACGCTGGAAACTAGTAAGAGGAAAGCCCTCCAGATGCTGACCAAAGACTATGACAGAGTCAAAGAATTCTTTGAGAAATTGCAATATACGCTGGAGCAAAAGAAGAATGAGATTCTGTCCGATTTTGAGACGATGAAGCTTGCCGTTATGCAGGCGTACGACCCGGAAATCAACAAGTTAAATACTATCATCCGAGAGCAGCGGATGGCTTTTAACATCGCAGAAGCCTTTAAGGATGTGTCTGAGCCCATCGTGTTTTTGCAGCAGATGCAGGAATTCCGAGAGAAGATCAAAGTGATCAAGGAGACCAGGTTGCCTTGTCCCACAGTGGAGATCCACTCCACCATGAAAGGCTTCGACACCAGCCAGTGGGAGCAATTTAAGCTAGCGGATGTGGACAAACTTTCTTTACCACAGGAGAAAGCCACCTTCATTCCTCTGCTCTGCTCAGGCAAGTTGATGGTGGCCGCTTTTCTTGTCTTGCTTCTCCTGGCTATCACCAGAATGCCCTTCATGGACTCTCTAAGTGACACGCTCCTGCACTGGAAAGATCTGGCCTCAGAGCTGGGTTCAGGGTACCTTGTGGACATAGCAGAGATGGCAGATCATGCCGTGTTGTACTGGGAAAAAATGACTGACGGCGCTTCCGTTGTGAGTGAAAAATGTGTAAACTACACTCTTGTGATGTTGGGTAATGTCGCTCAGTTTGTCTGCAACTATAAACTTTTGTAG